The following is a genomic window from Paenibacillus sp. FSL R5-0766.
ATGATTAAGTTGTGTCAATATTTTCAGGCATTGGACAAAAAGTATGTACTAATCAAATCAGACTATGATGAACTGCTGCTGAAATATGATGATATTCTCTGGATTGAGGTGGTCAAAAGTTTAACGATCAAGAACAAGTTGAATTTTGTGACTCAGGAAAATGTACATGAGACCAAAGGCATTTTATCCAGCTACGCTACCGGTTTGAAAGATCATGGTTTCTTGCAGATTCATCGCTCGATTATCATCAACCTGATGCATGTTCAGAAGTTTTCCGGCACCCAAGTCGTCATGTTGAATGGAACGGAACTGCCCATAGGTCGCTCCAAGGTCAAGGAAGTCAAGGATGCCTATACCAAATACATGATTATGAGGATTCAATAATATGGATGCCTATATGATCTTTTCCATCATCTTCGTGACCTTGCTTATGGCATTTCAGGCGAATTTTTATTTTGATTCTGTGTTGGGCAAGTCCAGCCGGAAGCCGCGTAGAGCGATCTATTTCTTGGTATTTGTCATGTTGGGTTATTTTTATTTGGTCTCTTCTTTCTCAGATATCGTTTCTACTGCTGTTGCTCTGTTATTAATCTTCAGTCTGGCACAGTCCTATGAAGTGGAGTTCAAAATCAAGCTTGTTTTTACCATCCTGTATGCGGTTCTGATTACTATGGCAAATGCCATCGCTGTATATATTCTCGGTGTTCTGGAATCCGCGGATTACAGTTCAATGGATCAGTTCAACGGAGAAGACCACTGGATTCTCTCCAAAGTGATGCTGCTTGGTTGCAGCATCATGTTCGTTGTCATTCAAGTTGTCCGTCTCGTCGCCAAACGTAGAAGTTTTGCCGTTCACTATCGTTATTATTTGCTGTTTCTTATCGTACCCATTATTACGATCTATCAGATCAATGTGGCCTCCATATATAGTGAAAAAAACATATTCTACGTCTTTTCTGTACTAGGCTCGCTATTTCTCAACGTGTTCATTGTATATGTATTCGATAATATGGTGGAAAAGGTACAGCTTGCGCATGAAAATACCCAGTTACAGCGTCAGATGGACTACCAGGATGCCAACTATGAAAAGACCGTTCACAGTTTCAAAAACATTAAATCCATCATCCATGATATTAATCAGCAATTTCTGTATATTGATGAATGTATCCAACGTAACGAACTGGCGGCGGCAGGTGACCATATCAAGTCAACATTAAATACCATTGAAGGTGCGTATCAGCGGGTGAACTCCGGCAATCTGGTCATTGATGCACTCGTTACAAATACCTTGGCTATGGGGCAGGCAAACGGGATCAAAATCGACACCAAAATCCAGCTCCACTCGCAGCATATCCAGATCGATCGGTACGATCTGTGTGTGGTGCTTGGTAACATGCTTGATAACGCAATTGAAGCCTCCAAGAAGGTTAGACAGGCCGAGGATCGATACATCCTGATTGCCATTCACTCCACATCAACTGCACTTGTCATCCAGATTATGAATCATGTGGAGCAACCGATCGTTGACTTGAAAAGTGACAAGCCCAATCCGGAGTACCATGGGATCGGTCTAACCAATATATCGCGAATGTGCGAGAAATATGGTGGACATATGAGTATTGAGCATCAGCATCGTAAATTTAACAACATGGTCGTGCTTCCGTTCCACACCGACAACCCCTGAACCTGCCGTTCAGGGGTTGTTTTTTTCCATTCAGGGTCCGTTTGCGTTCGAACAGTCTCTTCCCGGATATGATGAATTCATTCATAAGAACATTTGAGGGAGGACATGGGATGAAGAAATTAATTAGTCTTTTATGTACAGCGGTGCTTGTAATTACGCCGCTTACAGATGTCAGCGCAGAGGCGAATAACAGCAGTACGATTGAGGCACGGGCGGAGCAGATCGCCAAGGAGATGGTGCAAACCTACGGTGTCACCAGTGTGCAATATGCAATCATGGATGAAGGAGAATATATTTTATCAGATAGTGTAGGACTGCACGATAAGGCATCACAGAAGCCAATAGACAAGGATAGCATGTATGGCATAGGTTCGGTTAGCAAAATGGTTGTTACGGCAGCCGCCATGAAGCTGGTTGATTCCGGTAAAATAGATCTGGATGAGCCGCTTACTTCGTATATCAAGGACTTTAAAATGGCAGATGCGCGCTATACTCAAATCACACCACGCATGATGATGAATCATTCATCCGGTCTTTACGGTACACATTATGGAAACAGCATGTTGTTTGAAGATAATGACACCCGCAATCATGATGAGTTATTGCTCAAACTTCAGTCCGAAAAACTGAAATCCAAACCTGGCGCATACTCCGTCTACGCCAATGACGGTTTTCAATTGCTTGAAATCCTGGTTGAACGGGTGAGTGGGTTAAGCTACAGCGAATATATCGCCAAGTATATCAGCGAGCCGTTGAAGTTGGAATCAACGAAGACACCACTAGATTCCTTTGACAGAGCGCAGTTATCCGAAACCTATTGGCCTACACTTGAGATGAAGATGCCTACCGAAAATGCTAACATTATCGGCACCGGCGGAGTGTACTC
Proteins encoded in this region:
- a CDS encoding LytTR family DNA-binding domain-containing protein is translated as MFNIAICDDEEQQRECVKTMLVSLSLKTNFDFQISLFTSGEQLLSHYREVGDTFNILILDVEMGGMNGIQTAKEIRNMKFLDVQIMFLTSYPEYMVESFDVITFQYLIKPIQPQIFEEKMIKLCQYFQALDKKYVLIKSDYDELLLKYDDILWIEVVKSLTIKNKLNFVTQENVHETKGILSSYATGLKDHGFLQIHRSIIINLMHVQKFSGTQVVMLNGTELPIGRSKVKEVKDAYTKYMIMRIQ
- a CDS encoding GHKL domain-containing protein; translated protein: MDAYMIFSIIFVTLLMAFQANFYFDSVLGKSSRKPRRAIYFLVFVMLGYFYLVSSFSDIVSTAVALLLIFSLAQSYEVEFKIKLVFTILYAVLITMANAIAVYILGVLESADYSSMDQFNGEDHWILSKVMLLGCSIMFVVIQVVRLVAKRRSFAVHYRYYLLFLIVPIITIYQINVASIYSEKNIFYVFSVLGSLFLNVFIVYVFDNMVEKVQLAHENTQLQRQMDYQDANYEKTVHSFKNIKSIIHDINQQFLYIDECIQRNELAAAGDHIKSTLNTIEGAYQRVNSGNLVIDALVTNTLAMGQANGIKIDTKIQLHSQHIQIDRYDLCVVLGNMLDNAIEASKKVRQAEDRYILIAIHSTSTALVIQIMNHVEQPIVDLKSDKPNPEYHGIGLTNISRMCEKYGGHMSIEHQHRKFNNMVVLPFHTDNP